The genomic DNA GCCGATCAGCCGGATGGAGCTCTCGTAGCCGGCCACCACCAGCCCCACGGCAGTGGCGGTGAGCTCGTCCGAACTGAGGACGCCGGAGTCGTCGCCTGCCGCGATCAACTCCGACAGCAGGTCGTCGCCGGGATGCGTGCGTTTGTGCGCCACGAGCTCCTCGGCGTACTTCATCAGGCCGGCGGTGGCCTCGGGGACCTGCGCCAGCTCCGCGGGATCCGCGGTGAACACCAGATCACCCCATCGTCGCAGGTCGGCCTCGTCGCCCGGCTCCGCGCCGATGACCGCGCAGATCGCCCGGACCGACAGCGGCGCCGCGATCCGCGCTATCACATCGACCGGTTCGCCCATCGGTAGCGGGTCGAGCAGGGCGTCGACCTTCTCGCGAATGGTTTGTTCCCACTGCGCGATTCGCTCTGCTGTGAAGGTGCCCGCAGCCAGGCGACGGATGCGCGTGTGGTCCGGTGGATCGAGGTTGACCATCGTGCGCTCGGCGACCGTGCCCGCCCCGAAGGCCAGGCCCGCCGCGTGGAAATCCGGTGACGCGGAACGGTAGTCGCTGCTCAGTCGCCGGTCGGCGAAGCCTTGCCGGACGTCGGCGAACCGGCTGACCAGCCACACCCTGATATCGACGAACGGGATGGTGACCGGATATACGGGCGCGTTGTCCCGTAGCCACGCGTAGAAAGGATAGGGATTCTGGAAGAACTCCGGTGTGAACATCGCCGGAACGGCTGGGTCGGGTATCGCCGGAACGGCTGGGTCGGGTACCGCCGGAACGGCTGGAGTCGGTGGGACGTCATCGGGCATCTGACGAACTCCCCTCGCTGAGTACGAAGCTGCGCAACGGTAACCAGGCCCGAAATCCACCGTCAAAGGACGTCTCGGCAGGCTTCGCCACGGCTACGCGGGGGGGGGCGTCCGAGCCGGAGCGTTCGCCCGGCACTCGGTCGGCCGGTCTGCGCAACGATCGTGATCGGGGATCTACCGGCGTCGGGAGATCCGCAGGTGCTCCACGACACGCGCAGCCCGCGGCGACATGCGCAGCCCGCGACTTGGAATCGCCGATATTCGAGCCGTCGGTTGATCCGATGCTCGGATCGACCGGTCGCCGGTATGTGCCGGTGGCCGGATCTCGGGGTCTATTCACGCCGGTGCGGTGTCGCCGGATGCCGCGCGCGCCCGGCGACACCGCACTTCGGGCTCACGGTCGATGGGGGCTACGGCGCCTCGTCGGCGAGTTCGAAGCAAATGTCTCTGCCTTCTATACCTTCGCCGCAGCCTCGGCAATACAGCCGTGGCGCGAACGGCTGTCCGCAGTGTCCGTGCACGATCGTGAGATCCGTTCCCGGGGGACCGGAATACCAGTGCTGGGCCCAGTCGACGAGAAAGGCGAAGGCGCCGAAGAATGCCTGGCCCTTGGGGGTGAGCGAGTAACCGCGCCGCGCGGTTCCCGGCACCGGAATCGGGGCGAGCACGTCGAGTTCGGTGAACCGTTGGAGCCGGTTCGACAGCAGTGAAGGCGAGATTCCCAGGGCCGATCGGAAATCGGCGAAGCGTTGGATGCCGAGGAAGGCTGCTGCGAGGACGACGGTGCTCCAGCGGTCGGCCAGGATCTCCATCGTCTCGGGGAAGTAGGAGGCTGGATCGGCGCGTGTGTTGGTGCGGACGGTTCGACGGTGCAGGCGGGGTGCGGTGACCTGCGCGAAGGTAGCGTCCCCGGAGCGAATGCGGGTTTCCCCGAAAGTGACCGGGTGTGCGCGGCATCGCGCGCATCCGAGATCCACCTCGGTATGTCGGCCGCAGACCTTGTGCACCAATTCCGGCAGGGGTGTGCGGTGGGCGACCCAGGTGCGTTCCCAGGACCAGATGGCGACCAGCATCGGCCAGAGTTCGACCGCGCGAGCGGTGGCCAGGTATTCGGTGCGGGTGCGACCGCCGTCGCGGTACGGGTGGGGACGCAGCAGATCGCCGGCGACCATCTCCTTGATCCGTTGTGTCAGAACGGATTCCGACACACCGATACCGTCGCGCCATTCCGCGAAACGTCGGATGCGTTTGAGCAGCGCGCGCTGGATTATCAGCAGAGTCCACTGGTCGCCGATCGCAAGCAGTCCCTGGCCCACCGCGCTGGGCTGATCATCCATCGCGGTGATACCTCCGTCGGCGGCTGCGAATGTCGGTGGCCCCGGCCAATGATAGGGGCCGGTGGCTCGGTCGCTCGTGCGGCCAGGGGGGACCCGCGGGCGATAAGGTGCGCCGTCGGGTGGGAGGGTCCTTCGCTCGCGTCCCCTTGTCCAGCTGACTCTTTCTATAGTAGTGTCTCCGCGGGCGGTCGGGCTGTGGCCGGGCCCGTTGTGTTCTTCACCCTCCTCCGTACTCGTACCCCACCGGGTCCGCGTGGGGATGCGAGCGGTCGACGAGGAGATGAGATGACGCACTACCGCGCCGATGTCCGTGACATCGAGTTCAATCTGTTCGAGGTACTGGGCCTGGACAAGTTGTTGGACAACGGGGCCTACGGTGACCTCGATGCCCAGACGGCCAAGACCATCCTGGCCGAGGTCGCGAGACTGGCCGAGGGGCCCGTGGCGGCGTCGTTCGTGGCCGCGGACCGCGATCCGGTTCGTTTCCTTCCTGACCAGCACACGATCGAGGTGCCGCAGGCGCTGCGTCGGACCGTCGAGGCCGTGCACGAAGCGGGCTGGTCGGCCTTGGGTGTTCCCTCGGATATCGGTGGCATCACCGCACCGGCGGCGTTGATGTGGGCGACCCAGGAGATGATCGCCACGGCGAATCCGGCGGCGATGTTCTTCCACATGGGTCCGCCGATGCACGCGGTGCTGTCCACCGAGGGGACACCGGAACAGAAGCGCTGGGCTGAATACGCCTTCGCGAACCGCTGGGGCGGGACGATGGTTCTCACCGAACCGGAGGCCGGGTCCGACGTGGGATCGGGCTCGACCAAGGCGATTCAGCAGCCGGACGGCACCTGGCACCTCGAAGGAGTCAAACGCTTCATCTCCGGTGGCGATGTGGGCGACACCGCCGAGAACATCCTGCACCTGGTGTTGGCCCGCCCTGAGGGCGCGGCGCCGGGAACGAAGGGATTGTCACTGTTCGTGGTTCCCCGGGTCCTGTTCGACAGTGATACCTTCGAACTCGGCGAACGCAACGGTGTGTATGTCACCGGTGTCGAGCACAAGATGGGACTGAAGTCGTCGCCGACCTGTGAGCTGTCCTTCGGTCTCGGGGATCGCCCGGCGGTCGGCTATCTGGTGGGTGGGGTCCACAACGGCATCGCTCAGATGTTCAAGATCATCGAGAACGCGCGCATGATGGTGGGCACCAAGTCCGCGGGTGCGCTGTCGGCCGGATACAAGGTCGCGCTCGACTATGCGAAGAACCGGGTCCAGGGCGCCGATATGACACGACTGGCCGACAAGAGCGCACCTCGCGTCACCATCATCCACCACCCCGATGTCCGACGTGGCCTGATGCGGCAGAAGGCGTACGCGGAAGGCATGCGGGCGCTGTATCTGTACGCAGCGGCTTTCCTCGACAGCGAGGTGGCCGCGCACTCGTTCGGAATCGACGCCGCTCTCGCCGCGCGCGTCAACGATCTGCTGCTGCCGATCGTGAAGGCGACCTGCTCCGAACGCGCTTACGAGGTGCTCACCGAATCGCTGCAGACTCTCGGTGGTTCCGGCTACCTCCAGGACTACCCGGTCGAGCAGTACATTCGTGATGTCAAGATCGACTCGCTCTACGAGGGCACGACCGCGATCCAGGCCCAGGATTTCCTGTTCCGCAAGATCATTCGTGACGGCGGTGTCGCCTTCGGCTATGTGACCGACCGGATTCGTGATTTTGTCGCCGCGAGCAGTGACACGCGACTGAGCGCTGAGTACCGCAGACTCGATCAGGCTCTCGCTGATGTCGACGCCATGTCGACGGCTCTGACCGCGCATGTCACCGCCGCGATGTCGGCTCCGGAGAGCATCTACACCGTGGGTCTCGGCTCGGTCCGATTCCTGCTCGCGGTCGGCGACCTCGTCATCGGCTGGCGGTTGCTCGAGAATGCGCAACTGGCTCTGCGTGCGCTGGATACCGGAGCCTCCGCCTCGGACGGTGACTTCTACGAAGGTAAGGTCGCCGCGGCGCGGTTCTTCGCCGCGAACGCGCTGCCGCTGCTGTCCGGGGTGCGCATCGTGCTGGACGGCCTGGACCCGGCGATCATGAGCCTGCCCGAAAGCGTGTTCTGAACCGCTCTAGATCCAGTGGGGCCCGCGCGCGTCGTCACGCGGGGCCCACCGGGACAGGGTGGCCGCGCACCATGTCGATCGCGAATTCGGCGTAACGTCGGGCAATCTCGTTCGGAGTGATCGGCCCGTCGGGTTGAAACCATTGTGGCAGTGACGTGCACATCGTGGCGATCGCGCGGGCGGCCTCCCGCGGATGGGGTGTCGCGAACTCCGCGGCGGCGATGCCCGCAGCGATGGCGTCGTCGAGGATGTGCTGAACCTCGTCGCGGCGCAGTGTGATTCGGGTCCGATCCGGTTCGTCGAGGCTGCGCATCTCGGTGGCGCCGATGAAGGCGAGGTCGGACCGGAAGGTGTGGAACAGGGCGAGCACTTCGACGACATTGGCGAACTTCTCGCTCGCGCGTACTCCGGCCGCTCGTGCCGCCGGGATACGCCACAGCAGCTCCGCCATGGCCAGGTCGAGGACGGCGACCAGGAGATGCTGCTTGCTGGGGTAGTAGTGGTAGATCCCGGCCACGCTCATGTCGGCCTTGGCTGCGATCATGCGCATGGTCGCGCCGTGGTATCCCATCGTGACGAAGGTGTCGATCGCGGCCTGCACCGGTGGATCGAGGACCAGTGGTTCGAACGCCCGCCAGCTTCCACCGCCGGGAGAATCGGCGATGGCGGCTCCGACGTTACCGGCGGCCTCGGCATGCGGTGTTCGCAAGATCTCGAGTGTCGTGGTGCCGAGTTCGGCGGCGATGCGGTCGAGCCGGTCCAGGGTGACCGGCGTCTTGCCGTTCTCGATGGCGCTGAGAGTGCCCGCGCTGACCCCGATGCGCCCGGCGAGGCCGCGCAGTGACATACCGGCTCTGAGACGGCTTAGGCGGACCAGCGCGCCCGCCCTACCGAGGCCGGGTGCGGTGGCCCCCGCCTGATCTGTCATGCGAATATCCTAGTCAGTCCGCCGGATGCCGGTCGGCGGGCGTCTCCGCTACAACCCGACCTCGTTCGCGGCGGCCGTGGCCGAGCTGAGCAGTGACAGGACATCGGCTTCTTCGGGCCGTCGCACGCTCGACCGGTTGCCGGGATTGTCC from Nocardia higoensis includes the following:
- a CDS encoding acyl-CoA dehydrogenase, with protein sequence MTHYRADVRDIEFNLFEVLGLDKLLDNGAYGDLDAQTAKTILAEVARLAEGPVAASFVAADRDPVRFLPDQHTIEVPQALRRTVEAVHEAGWSALGVPSDIGGITAPAALMWATQEMIATANPAAMFFHMGPPMHAVLSTEGTPEQKRWAEYAFANRWGGTMVLTEPEAGSDVGSGSTKAIQQPDGTWHLEGVKRFISGGDVGDTAENILHLVLARPEGAAPGTKGLSLFVVPRVLFDSDTFELGERNGVYVTGVEHKMGLKSSPTCELSFGLGDRPAVGYLVGGVHNGIAQMFKIIENARMMVGTKSAGALSAGYKVALDYAKNRVQGADMTRLADKSAPRVTIIHHPDVRRGLMRQKAYAEGMRALYLYAAAFLDSEVAAHSFGIDAALAARVNDLLLPIVKATCSERAYEVLTESLQTLGGSGYLQDYPVEQYIRDVKIDSLYEGTTAIQAQDFLFRKIIRDGGVAFGYVTDRIRDFVAASSDTRLSAEYRRLDQALADVDAMSTALTAHVTAAMSAPESIYTVGLGSVRFLLAVGDLVIGWRLLENAQLALRALDTGASASDGDFYEGKVAAARFFAANALPLLSGVRIVLDGLDPAIMSLPESVF
- a CDS encoding TetR family transcriptional regulator: MTDQAGATAPGLGRAGALVRLSRLRAGMSLRGLAGRIGVSAGTLSAIENGKTPVTLDRLDRIAAELGTTTLEILRTPHAEAAGNVGAAIADSPGGGSWRAFEPLVLDPPVQAAIDTFVTMGYHGATMRMIAAKADMSVAGIYHYYPSKQHLLVAVLDLAMAELLWRIPAARAAGVRASEKFANVVEVLALFHTFRSDLAFIGATEMRSLDEPDRTRITLRRDEVQHILDDAIAAGIAAAEFATPHPREAARAIATMCTSLPQWFQPDGPITPNEIARRYAEFAIDMVRGHPVPVGPA
- a CDS encoding cytochrome P450 family protein, which encodes MFTPEFFQNPYPFYAWLRDNAPVYPVTIPFVDIRVWLVSRFADVRQGFADRRLSSDYRSASPDFHAAGLAFGAGTVAERTMVNLDPPDHTRIRRLAAGTFTAERIAQWEQTIREKVDALLDPLPMGEPVDVIARIAAPLSVRAICAVIGAEPGDEADLRRWGDLVFTADPAELAQVPEATAGLMKYAEELVAHKRTHPGDDLLSELIAAGDDSGVLSSDELTATAVGLVVAGYESSIRLIGDVLLALLDHPDQLTGVRDGRFTVADAIEETLRYDGPQPSSLWRFATEDLNIAGTGIPAHEPVLLLVGAAHRDERQYPHPDIFDLGRADKRHLAFGHGLHRCLGAALARLESRILLEHLLSRYAQLSLGMPREEVHYKPSLVLRGPSALPLVLHR
- a CDS encoding winged helix-turn-helix transcriptional regulator, coding for MDDQPSAVGQGLLAIGDQWTLLIIQRALLKRIRRFAEWRDGIGVSESVLTQRIKEMVAGDLLRPHPYRDGGRTRTEYLATARAVELWPMLVAIWSWERTWVAHRTPLPELVHKVCGRHTEVDLGCARCRAHPVTFGETRIRSGDATFAQVTAPRLHRRTVRTNTRADPASYFPETMEILADRWSTVVLAAAFLGIQRFADFRSALGISPSLLSNRLQRFTELDVLAPIPVPGTARRGYSLTPKGQAFFGAFAFLVDWAQHWYSGPPGTDLTIVHGHCGQPFAPRLYCRGCGEGIEGRDICFELADEAP